From a single Apostichopus japonicus isolate 1M-3 chromosome 12, ASM3797524v1, whole genome shotgun sequence genomic region:
- the LOC139977476 gene encoding uncharacterized protein, with protein sequence MDCKLDNFDEVYWYKDKTSSSIPIVKIVGGKRTVPTWEEGHYDITDKGALIIYDVKYEDYGRYSILCIYSDAVFVEEIVQLDAAIQPHQSCPAVSKCSSCQCVTAPNKIHNVTCIINNTRPLVKLSLLLETAVNHTVLFKKEDITYDSSSDTWDSLAMIVVLIPNCDTAIRLRCTVIGENDFSVSDSFLELTSDRCFVSATPTLSLEHSVPTFFEDHWLFALMIALLLIVLCTFVCIYFAIKRNHNTNRRNNNNVEVALTTVPLLNEEEKGDITGIAKEEMTHRLIKYLTDEYNTLSFIKPLPWGREIHIKHVYTASSFDVITPEDSRSVSSTDFLESGVQDTMKRIIFIAALGHGKSTLQQYLAWKWSEKSKESKSERLLFFLHAKGIDINKGIAEALYSKLPADVQQILRVKDLAYILTNRKCRIVIDGFDEIAPNTQEMKKHNVLTPGDIQIKQLLHNSNLDGYPDMQLWVTSRELDNYNAHFSSPFTEIHMRALTTQQLENYVENVCKFYLSSAQVAKSEDFGKNNATAHSKNRENNDKLPSNRDPNNMEPDVATYKAAVKMHLEDIELFQQFSKCPLLMTMFVHIIASEAICTGPKELNIDINSLSSLVNAAKACLIKRYLQKPNNTVEEKTIESIEKRLGMISLNNDELNSCLQSSQLEGTLSAAEMNIALAIGLLQRNHSKRDVSNLAYSSQSSVEFYHPYIQELIIAQYVTSSSLDRLRFAFEMLIKNAPESNRIGRVLQFVCGTSGDKARSVLEFLANKGLWDVLVDCYYEASDKAKKASFKVINETLTKSRNITINKLERRYHKKAAIAFCESCNANKVSVECMSFRYSDGHTHSKMVLDEFTKQITLPKMKQVLFVEMSIGSDDTLIALIRMANDHAIETLGFQNCSFPNNIETLEKIQALNKSINVEVLKINSDSEIEEVLDLKRGKWIRYF encoded by the exons ATGGATTGCAAGTTGGACAATTTCGATGAAGTATACTGGTACAAAGACAAGACGTCCTCTTCAATTCCCATTGTGAAGATAGTTGGTGGAAAAAGGACAGTACCTACATGGGAAGAGGGACATTACGACATTACCGACAAAGGAGCCTTGATAATTTACGACGTGAAGTATGAAGACTATGGTCGTTACTCCATTCTTTGCATTTACTCAGATGCTGTCTTTGTAGAAGAAATAGTACAGTTAGATGCTGCCA TCCAGCCTCATCAAAGTTGCCCGGCTGTTTCAAAGTGCTCGTCTTGTCAGTGTGTTACTGCTCCAAATAAGATCCATAACGTCACTTGCATCATCAACAACACTCGTCCACTAGTTAAACTTAGCTTATTACTTGAAACAGCAGTAAATCATACTGTTCTATTTAAAAAAGAAGATATCACATATGATAGCTCCAGTGATACGTGGGACAGCCTAGCTATGATAGTAGTCCTTATACCGAATTGTGATACAGCTATCAGACTACGTTGCACGGTCATAGGGGAGAATGACTTCAGCGTCAGTGATAGCTTTCTGGAACTTACTTCTG ATCGTTGCTTTGTGTCAGCAACACCTACGTTGTCGTTGGAACACAGTGTGCCCACTTTTTTTGAAGATCACTGGCTTTTTGCCTTGATGATCGCACTTTTACTAATAGTTCTCTGTACCTTTGTCTGTATCTACTTTGCTATTAAGAGGAATC ATAACACTAATcgaagaaataataataacgtAGAAGTTGCACTG ACCACAGTGCCACTTTTGAATGAAGAAGAGAAAGGAGATATTACGGGAATCGCTAAAG AGGAAATGACACATCGTTTAATAAAGTATCTCACAGACGAATACAACACACTTAGCTTCATCAAGCCTTTACCATGGGGAAGAGAAATACATATAAAACATGTTTATACTGCTTCATCTTTCGATGTTATCACGCCAGAAGACAGTCGCAGTGTCTCGAGTACTGACTTTCTTGAATCTGGTGTTCAAGATACCATGAAAAGAATCATATTCATTGCCGCACTCGGTCATGGGAAGTCAACGCTGCAGCAGTATTTAGCGTGGAAGTGGTCCGAAAAATCGAAAGAATCTAAGAGCGAGagacttttgtttttcttgcacGCTAAAGGTATTGACATAAATAAAGGGATAGCAGAGGCTTTGTATTCCAAACTACCAGCTGATGTTCAACAGATCCTTAGGGTAAAAGATTTAGCATATATACTAACGAATAGGAAATGTCGCATTGTCATTGATGGATTTGATGAAATTGCACCAAACACTCAAGAAATGAAGAAACACAACGTTCTGACTCCTGGTGATattcaaataaaacaacttttacATAATTCGAATTTAGATGGTTATCCTGATATGCAGCTCTGGGTTACTTCTCGGGAACTTGATAATTATAACGCTCACTTTTCTTCACCGTTTACGGAAATTCATATGCGAGCACTCACGACGCAACAGCTGGAAAACTATGTTGAAAATGTATGTAAGTTTTATTTGTCTTCAGCCCAAGTTGCCAAATCTGAAGATTTTGGTAAAAATAACGCAACTGCACATTCAAAGAACCGAGAAAACAATGATAAATTACCATCAAACAGAGACCCAAATAATATGGAACCAGACGTTGCTACATACAAAGCGGCTGTAAAAATGCATTTGGAAGATATAGAGTTATTTCAACAGTTCAGTAAATGTCCACTTCTTATGACGATGTTCGTTCATATAATAGCTTCAGAGGCAATATGCACAGGACCGAAGGAATTGAACATTGATATTAATTCACTTTCATCACTGGTTAATGCCGCCAAAGCATGCTTAATTAAGAGATATTTACAGAAACCTAACAACACAGTAGAAGAGAAAACAATTGAATCTATTGAAAAACGTTTAGGCATGATTTCTTTAAATAATGACGAGCTTAATTCATGTTTGCAGTCAAGTCAGTTAGAAGGCACATTAAGTGCTGCTGAAATGAATATAGCCCTAGCAATTGGATTATTGCAGAGAAATCATTCAAAAAGAGACGTTAGTAACTTAGCGTATTCGTCGCAAAGTAGTGTTGAGTTTTATCATCCGTATATTCAGGAATTAATCATTGCTCAATATGTTACGAGCAGTTCTCTTGACAGGTTGAGGTTTGCTTTCGAAATGCTAATCAAAAATGCACCAGAAAGCAATAGAATTGGAAGAGTATTACAGTTTGTATGTGGAACAAGTGGCGATAAAGCGAGATCTGTCCTAGAATTTCTGGCAAATAAAGGACTGTGGGATGTATTAGTGGACTGCTATTACGAAGCCTCGGATAAAGCAAAAAAGGCATCATTTAAAGTCATTAACGAAACTTTAACAAAAAGTCGCAATATTACCATAAATAAATTGGAAAGAAGGTATCACAAGAAGGCGGCGATAGCTTTCTGCGAGAGCTGTAATGCAAATAAG GTTTCTGTAGAGTGTATGTCTTTTAGATATTCAGATGGTCACACTCATTCGAAGATGGTTCTAGAtgaatttacaaaacaaattactCTCCCAAAGATGAAGCAGGTCTTATTTGTTGAAATGTCCATTGGCAGTGACGACACTTTGATAGCCCTTATTCGAATGGCAAATGATCATGCCATTGAAACTCTCGG ATTCCAAAATTGTAGTTTTCCAAATAACATAGAAACACTAGAAAAAATTCAAGCATTGAATAAAAGCATTAACGTTGAAG TGCTGAAAATCAATTCCGATTCTGAAATTGAAGAAGTATTGGATTTAAAAAGAGGAAAATGGATACGTTATTTCTAA